The following is a genomic window from Antechinus flavipes isolate AdamAnt ecotype Samford, QLD, Australia chromosome 3, AdamAnt_v2, whole genome shotgun sequence.
TCCAAGTGGTCTTGGGGAAACACAATCTCCGGCGGCTGGAGCTCTCGAAGCAAATAGCAAGGGTGAAGCAACAGATCCTCCACCCCAACTACAACTCCAGAACCAAAAACAACGATCTCCTGCTACTCTACCTGCAGAAGCCAGTGAAGCTGACCCCCCAAGTTAAGCCCATTCAGATTGCAAAAGACTGCGCTAATCCCGGGACCTCCTGCCTGGTATCCGGCTGGGGATCTGTTTCCAGTCCTTATGGTGAGGGGACCCGGGTCCCGCCTGGGTGGGTGAGGAAGGACAATGAATGCTAGGACAGGGTGGAAGGGACTGGGTTCCCACCTCAGTTCTTGGGGCTGAGTttgtccctcttttccttccctggcTGCAGTCAGCTATCCCGCTGTCCTTCAGTGCCTGACCATCAAAATCTTTTCTGATGAGGATTGCAGAAAAGCTTACCCGGATGTCACGTTTCCAGGCATGGTCTGTGCTGGGACCTACGAAAGTGGGGAGGACACCTGCCAGGTGAGCTCCGGGCCCTGGGAAAGCATGGAAGAGTGACATCCCTGGGAGGATCTCAAATGGGACCTGGACTGTCCTTCCTGGGTTTTGAAGTCCTTTTGGAAATAGACCCAGTCACAGACAGGGAAGTGGATTGGGATAGAAAAGTTACTGCTTGTGTAGCTAGTCTTGAATCTCTTTTGCCCGTGTCTCAATACTCGTCTATCCCTTGGTCTCTCTGTAGGGTGACTCTGGAGGCCCGCTGGTATGCAATGGGGTCCTGGAGGGCCTTGTGTCTTGGGGCATGGAACACTGCGGCCTGACCAAGTATCCTGGCGTTTATACCAGACTGTGCCATTACCGGACCTGGATcctaaatgaaatgaagaagCCTTAACAAGTTCCCCTCACCCACTCGAGAAGATTGCCCAGTCCAACCTGTCCCCAGTCCTGCCCTCAGGGACAGGTAGCCTGAAACTAGGGCCCCACACCCTACAAAGGAACCCAAGTCCATGATCCTTCTGACCAACCCAGTTGACCTCCCCCAAGGACTAGACTCAGGCATTCAGACTTGCTAATGATGGACTTGCAGGTTTCCTAACCTCATCCCTAGGATGGATTTGGatatctagggggaaaaaaaaagagattttggaGATGCAAAGGACTTGGGACTTTGAAATAGCAGGTTTGGAACAACTGCTTGTAATAAAGAGCATATCCTGGaatttttacaaatggagaaactgagagtTAAAAGACCTAAAGTCTCCATAGTCGGGACGTAAGTCAGATTCAAATGTTTCCTTCCTGCAGGATCTGGAATCTGAAGGCATAGATCTATCTCCAAACTTCCAAGAACTCTAGCCCCTTTCATGAACTCAATACCATGATCAGATATCCAGAGTAAGAGGTAACTGAGCTGATTTCTCCCCCCAAAATCTAAGATTAATAAAACCATGTGACTGGATTGAGCTGGTTCCTTTCCTTTGTGATGAGGGGGAGGATAAGAAAGAGTGGTGAATGTGGGAGGAATGAGGAAGCAGGCAGGGAGAAAGGACAATTTGGGTCCTACCATCATGGGTAGGGAAGACCTTCCCCCCATCATTCCCGTGTCACTCCCTGTGTCCCCACGTCCTCCCTGTGTCCACGTTGTCTTATTAACCTCAAAtctccatttcattattttgtcaATTCATTGCCTTTCCCATCAACCTCTGCATCCTTCATTTCTTTGTGCCCATTTCTCTGAACTCTAAACCATCTTTGCTAATAATTCCACTGGCCTGTCTGGTTGTCCTCACTTCCTCACTGTCCCTAAGAGCCTATGTACCCCATGTCATTTCCCCAATGTCTCACTGCCTTCAAACCCTATACCAccgtgttatttttctttttgatttgaataTTGTCATCCTTTTCTTCCCaaccctcctttcttctcctcctcccaacCTCTGGAACCTTCATAGATCTCAATCCCTAATTCAGGTCCCCTACATTTTTGGAGGCAGTATATTTTGAGTCAGatgcttctctcttcctctgtcatTTTTCTCGATTTCTCCATTGCTGAGTCTCTGAGTCTTATTATCTATAGAGGGTTCTGCCCTTTCTCAGTCTAGGTTGTCTTTCAGTTGCCATGGAGCACGGAAGGATTAGAATCCAAATGTATCCAAACAGTCCCTTCCAAGGTCAAAACTGAAATTCCGGCTTTCTGCCTTTCCAAGTTTCCTCTGAGCCTTAGGGGTTGGGAGTGAGCAGAGACACCCCCTACAGACCAGCCTTTCCAGTTCTGGCCCAGACAATGGGCCCCTAATTAGGGAGGAAATTAAAGAAGCTTCCTTAACTCCTCAAGGACAGTGAATGGGAAGGGCCTGATCTCCCATAACTCTGGCTCCGGCCAAGAACTAGGGACCTCCAAGTTCTGGGCTCTCTGCTTCTCCTCTATATCTTGCTTCCCAGTTAGTTGTAGTGATAGCTGTCTATTTCTTTGGCTTGATCCCCACCTCTCTTACCTGTCTTTGCACTTATATACCAGGCAATTTACTAGACTCTTGGATGCAAAATAGGTAAAAATAATCcctgtccttaagaagcttacaatccaATGTAGCAagccaatttatttatttatttatttttctgaggcaatcaaggttaaatgacttgcccagtatcacacagcgaggaagtattaagtgtctgagaccagatttgaactcaggtcccccggatttcagggctggtgctctacccactgcacctcCTGGAaagctaaattttattttttaaacaaggtGTAAAAGGGGCTTTGGTTTTTCATTATTCATGATCCCATCctgggtttccttggcagagatactggaatggtttgtcatttccttctcccagtcattttactgatgaggaaatggagacaaaaggGGTGAAGTGATtcacccacagtcacacagctggtattcgaagtcacatttgaactcccgAAAGTGTGTTCTGATTCTAGTGCTTAGTGCTCGGTGTATTATGGCGCCACCTCGCTGCCCACGCAGGGGCTACAGGAGAGCAAAGGGGGAAAGGTTCTGGCTTTGAAGTGCAAGAGGAAAAGGGATACAGTATCTTGTTACTGAAACAGTGGCTGGTTCCCATCCCacgggagagagagatggaagggaggAGGCTGGGCTGGGAAGGTCTGAATGCAGAGGATGCTGTATCTTGAAGGTGATAGGGAGCCTCtgcagtttattgagtaaggatCCACGTGGTCaaacctgtactttaggaaaatcattttgggggCTGAAGAGAGGATGGATGTACTAAGGGATGGCAGGATGCTGGAGGACCAATCTCGTCTCTTattttgtctccatttttcttcatACTTGGTGGAATGGAAAGTCCTTCAGGACGGGGACTATATATATACTCTGTAGTCTCAGCCCTGACATTGTAACGGTGGCCATTAATAAATATTGGCCACTCTCCAAATCTCTCATccaacatttactaagtacttgatggtgcagtggttagagcttTGGATCTAGAGGCTAGGagatgagtttaaatccagccccagacacttagtaattgtgtgaaaactactgtgtgccagtttcctcttctaaaacTGATGAAAACATGATagtttttgctctcaaggagcttttaaTCTATCTCCACACAAGCATACATGGGGGGAAAGAAGTAGATCAAAGGAGAGATAAGACAAGAACTTGGGAGAAAACGAGGATGTCAGGAGAATGTGAGGGAAAGATTCGGGGAGGTTCCTGAGCTGCACTTTAAGGAAAATttcaacaaaaagaaatgaggaggggATACTTTCCAGCCAATCTAGTGCCTaatatgtatcaggcactatgctgagtATTGAAGTATATTATGTATgtggattttatatttgtatttatatataatataatataaattaaaatatataattatatataaatataaatatataatgtgttaagtatctactatgagccaggcactgtgctaagtactttttcacaaattttatttgatttgctttcattttttaaaataacattttcttttttatttaaaattttttgagttttccTAGTTccataaaaaaaaacccaacactttttttggttatacatgtacactattattttttaaacattgccTTATGAGTCATGTTAAGaatgaaaagtcagaacaaaagggaaaaatcacgagagaggaaaaaacaggggaaaaaagggaaaaaagtgaatcgtgatgatttatattcaatctccatagttctctgtatgtagatggcattttccatccaaagtttatcagcattgccttggatcaccaaacctctgagaagaaccaagtctatcaaaGTTGCTCATCGCACAATCCTGCTgattctgtgtacaatgttatgcTGGTCCTGCTtgtctcacttagcatcagttcatgtaaatcttttcaggtctcaatattttatttttccaaatacatgcaaagatagttttcagcattcatctttgcaaaaattttgttcccaatttttctcctctctcatccctttctccctccccatgacagcaaacaatccaatataggataaacatatgcagttcttctaaacattttcatattcattgttatgcaagaaaaactgtggctgttattatttccattttatacttgaggaaactgaggcagacaagttaagtaacttatccaagaTCATGGAGTGATGGTGATGATTTTGAGTAGCTCtgcctcaaatccaattcatgaacAAGTTAAGATGTCATcctcatgatatcattggtcttctttgacaatgaaacagctaggaagtatctggtaatgaatttgaactcagatcttcttgacacTAGGCTCATTTGTGGTGGGGATGGGAAATGGTATTAGCAGGTGGGGATAGCCAAAAAGATGTACTTAGTCGGGGAATCATCTAATTTGGTTATTGGTTGAGTAAAGGCAAGAGCAGAATGTAGAGTCTTCTCTCCGTTGGTAAGTTCTTCCTGGACCTTCATTTTGGGAAAGATCTTAGAGCAGAATGTAGAAGGTTGTGGAAAGATTCCTGTTCAGGGATAAGTTGGATTAGATGCTTTCTCAGCATCTGGGATTCTAGAATTTAGCTGAGATGTTGAACCACTTTGGCTGGGTCATGCACGAGCGTGTTGCCCCCTAGTGGGCAGAAATGGTGCTCGGCTACACTTCAAATCTATGTAAGATTTCTTAGTCTCCATCTCCAGTACCCCAATCAATATCTTGCCATTGGagccagatggctttggaggggaaagagaggcttcattcttcattctccaGCCTGAATTATCAGATCCCCCAGAAGCACCTCTCCCACCCCTCCTTGTGAggtttccttttatgtgttgtcctCCCCCATtgaaatataagcttcttgataactgtataaatatgtaatcatatattgtatttaacatatactttagcatatttaacatgtatgggtctacctgccatcttggagaaggggtggaggggaaggaggggaaaagttggaacagaaggttttgcaagggtcaatgctgaaaaattactcatgcatatgttttgtaaataaaaagctataacaataataataataataataagtgaaataaaataaaataccttcaaccaaaaaaaaaaaaagaaatataagtttcttgaggtcaaGAAGTGTATCTTTGCCTGTAATTGTACTTCCAGCACTTAGTGTAGTGCCTGGCTCATAGGAAGCATCTGCTGACTCACTTCTGACAAGTCTGGAGTATCACGTTGGAGCCAGATTGAACGCCAGACTTCAGGCTTTTCATTTTATCTCAAAACGATAGGGAGACACTGAGGGTTTTGCTCTGATGAATGACATGGTTCTTACCTTAAGCCTCCTACATTGACTTTTCCTTTTA
Proteins encoded in this region:
- the KLK14 gene encoding kallikrein-14; the protein is MLPLLALLLLLWDTDPARASINEEKILGGQACIPFSQPWQAALFVSQRFHCGGVLLSDRWVLTAAHCAHWNLQVVLGKHNLRRLELSKQIARVKQQILHPNYNSRTKNNDLLLLYLQKPVKLTPQVKPIQIAKDCANPGTSCLVSGWGSVSSPYVSYPAVLQCLTIKIFSDEDCRKAYPDVTFPGMVCAGTYESGEDTCQGDSGGPLVCNGVLEGLVSWGMEHCGLTKYPGVYTRLCHYRTWILNEMKKP